The following coding sequences are from one Mytilus trossulus isolate FHL-02 chromosome 8, PNRI_Mtr1.1.1.hap1, whole genome shotgun sequence window:
- the LOC134728098 gene encoding uncharacterized protein LOC134728098: protein MTMTATAFIMYSLANIVGILLFWLYKKRDKREKKPSESEELENATVRRRRLKHQPSLLALLGLSHTYNDRSFCPIEDHFHSFTEVSEACKRAGLEKCGLIIGVDFTASNEWQGRKTFSSQCLHKVIPGKIYNPYQKVVSIIGQTLEPFDDDNLIPTYGFGDSLTNDEDVFSFHSNGNACKGFSDVLHKYNEYATSLQFSGPTNFEPIINKAIEIVKLKKSYHILIIIADGQVTEESRTIQAIVRASEYPLSIVVVGVGDGPWDIMEDYDDFLPNRKFDNFQFVNYHSVTSKTKNPDASLALNVMMEIPHQYKIIKALDYLDTIQTVKSDA, encoded by the coding sequence ATGACCATGACAGCCACTGCATTTATTATGTACAGTCTCGCCAATATTGTGGGAATACTTCTGTTCTGGCTTTATAAAAAGAGAGACAAGCGGGAGAAAAAACCATCAGAATCCGAGGAATTAGAAAATGCAACTGTTCGTAGAAGACGTTTAAAACATCAACCATCTTTACTTGCCTTACTGGGTCTTTCACATACATATAACGACAGGTCATTTTGTCCGATAGAAGATCATTTTCATAGTTTTACTGAAGTCAGTGAAGCGTGTAAGAGAGCAGGATTAGAGAAATGTGGTTTGATCATTGGCGTTGATTTTACAGCGAGCAATGAGTGGCAGGGCCGCAAAACATTCAGTAGTCAGTGCCTTCATAAAGTCATTCCAGGAAAAATTTATAATCCATATCAGAAAGTGGTGTCCATCATTGGTCAAACGCTCGAGCCGTTCGATGACGATAATCTTATTCCTACTTATGGATTTGGAGATTCCTTAACCAATGACGAGGATGTGTTTAGTTTCCATAGCAATGGGAATGCATGTAAAGGATTTTCAGAcgttttacataaatataatgaatatgcAACAAGTCTTCAGTTTAGTGGACCAACAAATTTTGAACCAATTATAAACAAAGCAATAGAAAttgtaaagttaaaaaaatcatatcatatacTAATTATTATAGCAGACGGTCAAGTGACTGAGGAATCTCGGACAATTCAGGCCATCGTGAGGGCATCGGAATATCCTCTAAGTATTGTTGTCGTTGGTGTTGGCGATGGACCATGGGATATCATGGAGGATTATGATGATTTTTTACCGAATAGAAAATTCGACAACTTTCAGTTCGTAAATTATCATTCTGTTACATCCAAAACAAAAAACCCTGATGCAAGTTTAGCGTTAAATGTTATGATGGAAATCCCACATCAGTATAAGATTATAAAAGCTTTAGACTATTTAGACACAATACAAACTGTCAAGTCAGATGCATGA